A genome region from Myroides fluvii includes the following:
- a CDS encoding RHS repeat-associated core domain-containing protein — MARYYDPGANIFLSVDPLAEDFPGWNPYHYVHNNPINLVDPTGMSAENSGEGDPVKQPSLLESTFEGISSTLDEIVISAKKSGFSSEKISSDWEKNKEKSGFNHFKNWFKDKDLSAATGVANNVGTLAAAGIGNSSLRVAIGTARPDIPVNFLGNNYYGNGKWYIKGSYIGKFLGRFTFGLGIALDTYGLNEYKQNPNSPSAVSPVKMGVNTTMGALGFTGFGTPASLIYNGMEVLHPNGASGALEDYGEAQATYRKGNRGAVFKPEL; from the coding sequence ATTGCACGATATTACGATCCAGGAGCGAATATATTTTTGAGTGTGGATCCGTTGGCGGAAGATTTCCCAGGATGGAATCCGTACCATTATGTACACAATAACCCGATTAATTTAGTGGATCCTACGGGGATGAGTGCAGAAAATTCAGGGGAAGGAGATCCTGTGAAACAACCATCATTATTGGAGTCTACGTTTGAAGGTATAAGTAGTACTTTAGATGAAATTGTTATTAGTGCGAAGAAAAGTGGTTTCTCAAGTGAGAAGATTTCATCGGATTGGGAAAAAAACAAAGAGAAATCGGGGTTTAATCATTTTAAGAATTGGTTTAAGGATAAAGATTTATCGGCTGCTACTGGAGTTGCAAATAATGTAGGAACTTTAGCTGCTGCAGGAATAGGGAATTCTTCTTTGAGAGTTGCTATAGGAACGGCAAGACCAGATATTCCTGTTAATTTTTTAGGTAATAATTATTATGGAAATGGTAAGTGGTATATAAAAGGTTCATATATAGGAAAGTTTCTGGGTAGATTCACGTTTGGTCTAGGTATTGCATTAGATACATACGGTTTGAATGAATATAAACAGAATCCTAATTCACCAAGTGCAGTTTCTCCTGTAAAAATGGGAGTTAATACTACGATGGGGGCATTAGGTTTTACAGGTTTTGGAACACCAGCATCTCTCATATATAATGGTATGGAAGTTTTACACCCAAATGGAGCATCAGGAGCATTAGAAGATTATGGAGAAGCACAAGCTACATATAGAAAAGGAAATAGAGGAGCTGTATTTAAACCAGAGTTATAG